The following are from one region of the Zonotrichia leucophrys gambelii isolate GWCS_2022_RI chromosome 1A, RI_Zleu_2.0, whole genome shotgun sequence genome:
- the GXYLT1 gene encoding glucoside xylosyltransferase 1 isoform X2, protein MRRLARVSLLCLGCAVCSLLYGLSQLALSLEQEPGGGRERQAREPATPGAWRQAGSAGRGAAGSGRYDYMKTHPSEKMHLAVVACGERLEETVTMLRSAIIFSIKPLHFHIFAEDQLHESFKDILEEFPYEGKVNYTIYPITFPSESAAEWKKLFKPCASQRLFLPLILKNVDSLLYVDTDILFLRPVDDIWSFLGKFNSTQIAAMAPEHEEPRIGWYNRFARHPYYGVTGINSGVMLMNMTRIRRKYFKNDMTPVRLQWGEILMPLLKKYKLNITWGDQDLLNIMFFHNPESLYVFPCQWNYRPDHCIYGSNCKAAEEEGIFILHGNRGVYHDDKQPTFRAVYEAIKNYSFGDDLVHSLLQPLERELQKTTHTYCGRVYKVFIKQLTKSVRDLYARRSKGR, encoded by the exons ATGCGGCGCTTGGCGCGGGTGTcgctgctgtgcctgggctgcGCCGTCTGCTCGCTGCTCTACGGCCTCAGCCAGctggccctgtccctggagcaggagcccgGCGGCGGCCGTGAGAGGCAGGCCCGAGAGCCCGCCACGCCCGGTGCCTGGcggcaggcggggagcgcgggccGAGGCGCGGCGGGGAGCGGCAG ATATGATTATATGAAAACACATCCTTCTGAGAAAATGCATCTAGCAGTGGTGGCCTGTGGTGAAAGACTGGAGGAGACTGTTACTATGTTGAGATCAGCCATTATTTTCAGCATCAAACCTCtccattttcatatttttgctGAGGACCAGTTGCATGAGAGTTTCAAAGACATA CTTGAAGAATTCCCCTATGAAGGAAAAGTTAATTACACGATATATCCAATAACATTTCCATCTGAGAGTGCAGCAGAATGGAAGAAATTGTTTAAACCATGTGCTTCACAAAGACTATTTTTGCCA TTAATCCTCAAAAATGTGGATTCACTACTGTATGTTGATACTGACATCTTGTTTTTGAGGCCTGTTGATGATATTTGGtcttttctgggaaaattcaACTCCACACAAATTGCTGCAATGGCACCAGAACATGAAGAGCCTCGTATTGGGTGGTATAATCGATTTGCTAGACATCCCTATTATGGAGTAACTGGAATTAATTCTGGAGTCATGCTAATGAATATGACACgtatcagaagaaaatatttcaag AATGATATGACACCAGTCCGGTTACAATGGGGAGAAATTCTGATGCCACTACTGAAGAAATACAAGCTGAACATAACATGGGGTGATCAGGATCTATTGAACATTATGTTTTTTCACAATCCAG AAAGTCTTTATGTCTTTCCTTGCCAATGGAATTACCGGCCTGACCACTGTATCTATGGAAGCAATTGTAAGGCAGCTGAAGAAGAAGGTATATTTATTCTTCATGGAAATAGAGGTGTTTACCATGATGATAAACAACCAACTTTTAGGGCTGTCTATGAAGCAATAAAAAAT TATTCATTTGGAGATGACCTGGTGCATTCGCTGCTGCAGCCCCTAGAGCGGGAGCTACAGAAAACCACGCACACATACTGTGGAAGAGTATACAAAGTATTCATAAAGCAGCTAACAAAAAGTGTAAGGGACTTGTATGCCAGAAGATCAAAGGGAAGGTGA
- the GXYLT1 gene encoding glucoside xylosyltransferase 1 isoform X1, translating to MRRLARVSLLCLGCAVCSLLYGLSQLALSLEQEPGGGRERQAREPATPGAWRQAGSAGRGAAGSGRCKNLSVSFWNSYWMLPSDVCGMNCFWEAAFRYDYMKTHPSEKMHLAVVACGERLEETVTMLRSAIIFSIKPLHFHIFAEDQLHESFKDILEEFPYEGKVNYTIYPITFPSESAAEWKKLFKPCASQRLFLPLILKNVDSLLYVDTDILFLRPVDDIWSFLGKFNSTQIAAMAPEHEEPRIGWYNRFARHPYYGVTGINSGVMLMNMTRIRRKYFKNDMTPVRLQWGEILMPLLKKYKLNITWGDQDLLNIMFFHNPESLYVFPCQWNYRPDHCIYGSNCKAAEEEGIFILHGNRGVYHDDKQPTFRAVYEAIKNYSFGDDLVHSLLQPLERELQKTTHTYCGRVYKVFIKQLTKSVRDLYARRSKGR from the exons ATGCGGCGCTTGGCGCGGGTGTcgctgctgtgcctgggctgcGCCGTCTGCTCGCTGCTCTACGGCCTCAGCCAGctggccctgtccctggagcaggagcccgGCGGCGGCCGTGAGAGGCAGGCCCGAGAGCCCGCCACGCCCGGTGCCTGGcggcaggcggggagcgcgggccGAGGCGCGGCGGGGAGCGGCAG GTGTAAGAATTTGTCTGTATCTTTCTGGAATTCCTATTGGATGCTGCCCTCTGATGTTTGTGGAATGAACTGCTTTTGGGAAGCTGCTTTTAG ATATGATTATATGAAAACACATCCTTCTGAGAAAATGCATCTAGCAGTGGTGGCCTGTGGTGAAAGACTGGAGGAGACTGTTACTATGTTGAGATCAGCCATTATTTTCAGCATCAAACCTCtccattttcatatttttgctGAGGACCAGTTGCATGAGAGTTTCAAAGACATA CTTGAAGAATTCCCCTATGAAGGAAAAGTTAATTACACGATATATCCAATAACATTTCCATCTGAGAGTGCAGCAGAATGGAAGAAATTGTTTAAACCATGTGCTTCACAAAGACTATTTTTGCCA TTAATCCTCAAAAATGTGGATTCACTACTGTATGTTGATACTGACATCTTGTTTTTGAGGCCTGTTGATGATATTTGGtcttttctgggaaaattcaACTCCACACAAATTGCTGCAATGGCACCAGAACATGAAGAGCCTCGTATTGGGTGGTATAATCGATTTGCTAGACATCCCTATTATGGAGTAACTGGAATTAATTCTGGAGTCATGCTAATGAATATGACACgtatcagaagaaaatatttcaag AATGATATGACACCAGTCCGGTTACAATGGGGAGAAATTCTGATGCCACTACTGAAGAAATACAAGCTGAACATAACATGGGGTGATCAGGATCTATTGAACATTATGTTTTTTCACAATCCAG AAAGTCTTTATGTCTTTCCTTGCCAATGGAATTACCGGCCTGACCACTGTATCTATGGAAGCAATTGTAAGGCAGCTGAAGAAGAAGGTATATTTATTCTTCATGGAAATAGAGGTGTTTACCATGATGATAAACAACCAACTTTTAGGGCTGTCTATGAAGCAATAAAAAAT TATTCATTTGGAGATGACCTGGTGCATTCGCTGCTGCAGCCCCTAGAGCGGGAGCTACAGAAAACCACGCACACATACTGTGGAAGAGTATACAAAGTATTCATAAAGCAGCTAACAAAAAGTGTAAGGGACTTGTATGCCAGAAGATCAAAGGGAAGGTGA